In a single window of the Rhodothermales bacterium genome:
- a CDS encoding GatB/YqeY domain-containing protein, with the protein MLQETISNAIKDAMRAKDSLRLNALRGIKTAFTNELVATKRTPQDTLTDDEAITVIARMTKQRRDSIDQFTKGGRLDLAEKEAEELAILETFLPTQLSREDVLQIVKAKQAELGVTDKAKAGMLIGALMKELKGKADGKLVKEVVESLFG; encoded by the coding sequence ATGCTCCAAGAAACCATCTCAAACGCCATAAAAGACGCCATGCGGGCCAAGGACAGCCTGCGCCTGAATGCCCTGCGCGGCATCAAGACGGCGTTCACCAACGAACTCGTCGCCACCAAGCGCACGCCGCAGGACACCCTGACGGACGACGAGGCGATCACCGTCATCGCGCGCATGACCAAGCAGCGGCGGGACTCCATCGATCAGTTCACGAAGGGCGGCCGGCTCGATCTCGCCGAGAAGGAAGCCGAGGAACTCGCCATCCTCGAAACCTTCCTGCCCACCCAGCTATCCCGCGAAGACGTGCTCCAGATCGTGAAGGCCAAACAGGCGGAGCTGGGCGTGACGGACAAGGCGAAAGCCGGCATGCTGATCGGCGCCCTGATGAAAGAACTGAAAGGAAAAGCAGACGGGAAGCTGGTGAAGGAGGTGGTGGAATCGCTGTTTGGGTAG
- a CDS encoding PVC-type heme-binding CxxCH protein, with translation HDVVAGAIALTLLAIGCQPSGDPGLPLRAGDHIMLIGNNLCSRMMNYGHFETELQVRFPDSLLTVRNMCDGGDTPGFRPHSGRNDPWAFPGAEQFQAENATPSGSEGHLEKPDEWLTRLGADVILAFFGFNESYAGPEGLANYKAELDAFVKHTLAQRYNGETPPRLALVSPIAYEDLTDRFDLPDGSSENANLALYTDAMREVAAANQVYFLDAFAASREWFEGGDALTIDGVQLNDTGYARFATLLADAVFGKVRPAAAANRDLVREAVLEKNWFWHNDFKIPNGVHVFGRRYNPFGPDNYPFELEKIRQLTAIRDTAIWMATRGDRMNLAAADAKTRPLPPVATNYEDPNGGNGSMEYLYGQDALDRLTVPEGYKIDLFASEVEFPNLANPVQISFDNKGRLWVAVMPTYPHWKPGDPKPDDKLLIYEDTDGDGKADKETVFAGGLHIPVGFEFAPEGVYVSQGTNLVLLTDTDGDDRADSKEIILSGFDDHDTHHVISAFAADPSGALYMGEGVFLHTSVETPYGPVRGTNGGFFRYSPQRKHLERVAQLSIPNPWGIAFDEWGQNFFAETSGPDVRWMQPGSVKPRYGEATHKSKNLIEEAHRVRPTSGLEFVSSRHFPEEVQGDLLINNTIGFLGMKMHAVADDGTGYATRHRVDLVTSTDPNFRPVDMEFAPDGSLYFIDWHNVLIGHMQHNARDPLRDHVHGRIYRITYPSRPLVVPAPVDGASIDQLLENLKLPEFRTRYRTRRELREYPAAEVLPKLKAWVAALDPTDPRYEHHVLEALWTSWGLDAVDEALLRQMLQAKDFRARAAAARVLRYTGHQVADQPQLLMAAARDPHGRVRLEAIVAASWLDRETGLAILNEAAAFKGASDLAAGIPGETVADATLDDWMIHAYTTALAHLNGESVRASPAPAEATSLTGADLAIFTKGKEIYDREGYCITCHMPDGKGLTASGFPPLAGSEWVVGDEERLIKLTLKGLYGPIEVMGQSYPGLVPMTPFGGLLNDEEIAAVLTFVRNAFGNQAPPVAPATVARVRAATANHTGFYTPAEL, from the coding sequence GCATGATGTGGTCGCCGGCGCCATCGCCCTCACCCTGCTTGCCATCGGCTGCCAACCCTCTGGCGACCCTGGGCTGCCGCTCCGCGCCGGCGACCACATCATGCTCATCGGCAACAACCTGTGCTCGCGCATGATGAACTACGGGCACTTCGAGACCGAACTGCAGGTCCGCTTCCCCGATAGCTTGCTCACCGTCCGCAACATGTGCGACGGCGGCGACACCCCCGGCTTCCGCCCCCACTCCGGCCGCAACGACCCCTGGGCCTTCCCTGGCGCCGAGCAGTTCCAGGCGGAAAACGCCACCCCCTCGGGCAGCGAAGGCCATCTCGAGAAGCCCGACGAATGGCTCACACGCCTCGGGGCGGATGTCATCCTGGCGTTTTTTGGGTTCAATGAATCCTACGCCGGCCCCGAAGGCCTCGCCAATTACAAAGCCGAACTGGACGCGTTCGTCAAACACACCCTCGCCCAGCGCTACAACGGCGAAACACCCCCGCGCCTCGCCCTCGTCTCCCCCATCGCCTACGAGGATTTGACCGACCGTTTCGACCTGCCAGACGGCTCAAGCGAAAACGCGAACCTGGCCCTGTATACCGATGCCATGCGCGAGGTGGCCGCCGCCAACCAGGTGTATTTCCTCGATGCCTTCGCCGCGTCGCGTGAGTGGTTCGAGGGTGGCGATGCGCTCACGATCGACGGCGTCCAGCTCAACGACACCGGCTACGCCCGCTTCGCCACGCTCCTCGCCGACGCCGTGTTCGGGAAGGTCCGCCCCGCCGCCGCGGCGAACCGCGACCTCGTCCGTGAAGCCGTGCTCGAGAAGAACTGGTTCTGGCACAACGACTTCAAGATCCCCAACGGAGTGCATGTGTTCGGCCGGCGGTACAACCCCTTTGGACCGGACAACTACCCGTTCGAGCTGGAGAAAATCCGCCAGCTGACGGCCATCCGCGATACCGCCATCTGGATGGCCACCCGCGGCGATCGGATGAACCTCGCCGCCGCGGACGCGAAGACACGTCCCCTGCCGCCCGTCGCCACCAACTACGAGGACCCGAACGGCGGCAACGGTTCGATGGAATACCTCTACGGCCAGGACGCGCTGGACCGCCTCACGGTGCCGGAAGGCTATAAAATCGATCTCTTTGCCTCGGAGGTCGAATTCCCGAACCTCGCGAACCCCGTCCAGATTTCCTTCGACAATAAGGGCCGGCTCTGGGTGGCCGTCATGCCCACCTACCCGCACTGGAAACCCGGCGACCCGAAACCGGACGACAAGCTGCTCATCTATGAGGACACGGATGGGGATGGGAAAGCGGATAAGGAGACCGTGTTCGCCGGCGGACTCCACATCCCCGTCGGGTTCGAGTTCGCGCCCGAAGGCGTGTACGTGTCGCAGGGTACCAACCTCGTCCTCCTCACCGACACCGACGGCGACGACCGGGCCGACTCAAAAGAGATCATCCTCAGTGGTTTCGACGACCACGACACGCACCACGTCATCAGCGCCTTCGCGGCCGACCCTTCCGGCGCCCTGTACATGGGCGAAGGCGTTTTTCTGCATACGAGCGTCGAAACGCCCTACGGGCCCGTCCGCGGCACCAACGGCGGCTTCTTCCGCTACAGCCCGCAACGGAAACACCTGGAGCGCGTCGCCCAGCTCTCCATCCCCAACCCGTGGGGCATCGCGTTCGACGAGTGGGGGCAGAACTTCTTCGCCGAGACCTCCGGGCCGGACGTCCGCTGGATGCAGCCGGGATCGGTGAAGCCGAGGTACGGCGAGGCCACGCATAAATCCAAAAACCTGATCGAGGAAGCCCATCGGGTGCGGCCGACGTCCGGACTTGAGTTTGTCTCGAGCCGGCACTTCCCCGAGGAGGTCCAGGGCGACCTCCTCATCAACAACACGATCGGGTTTCTGGGGATGAAAATGCACGCCGTGGCCGACGACGGCACCGGCTACGCTACCCGGCACCGGGTGGATCTCGTTACCTCCACCGACCCCAACTTCCGTCCGGTGGACATGGAGTTCGCGCCGGACGGCTCGCTGTATTTCATCGACTGGCACAACGTCCTCATCGGCCACATGCAGCACAACGCGCGCGATCCGCTGCGCGACCATGTCCACGGCCGCATCTACCGGATCACCTACCCGTCGCGCCCGCTCGTCGTGCCGGCGCCCGTGGACGGCGCCAGCATCGACCAGCTCCTCGAAAACCTCAAGCTGCCCGAATTCCGCACCCGCTACCGCACCCGCCGCGAGCTGCGCGAGTACCCGGCCGCCGAGGTGCTGCCGAAACTCAAAGCCTGGGTTGCCGCGCTCGACCCAACCGATCCTCGCTACGAGCACCACGTGCTTGAGGCGTTGTGGACCTCCTGGGGGCTGGACGCGGTGGATGAGGCCCTGCTCCGTCAGATGCTCCAGGCCAAGGACTTCCGCGCCCGCGCCGCCGCCGCCCGCGTGCTCCGGTACACGGGGCACCAGGTGGCCGACCAGCCGCAGCTGCTCATGGCCGCCGCCCGCGACCCACACGGACGTGTCCGCCTCGAAGCCATTGTCGCCGCCTCGTGGCTCGACCGGGAAACGGGCCTCGCCATCCTCAACGAAGCCGCGGCCTTCAAAGGCGCCAGCGATCTCGCCGCGGGCATCCCGGGCGAGACAGTCGCAGACGCCACGCTCGACGACTGGATGATCCATGCCTACACCACGGCCCTGGCCCACCTGAACGGCGAGTCCGTCCGCGCCAGCCCCGCGCCGGCGGAGGCGACCTCGCTGACGGGCGCCGATCTGGCGATCTTCACGAAAGGCAAGGAGATCTACGACCGCGAAGGCTACTGCATAACCTGCCATATGCCCGACGGCAAAGGACTTACCGCTTCGGGCTTCCCGCCGCTCGCCGGCTCTGAATGGGTCGTGGGCGATGAAGAGCGGCTCATCAAATTGACGCTGAAAGGGCTCTACGGCCCGATCGAAGTCATGGGGCAGTCCTACCCCGGCCTCGTCCCCATGACGCCGTTCGGCGGGCTGCTGAACGACGAGGAGATCGCCGCCGTCCTTACCTTTGTGCGCAACGCGTTCGGCAACCAGGCGCCTCCCGTGGCGCCGGCCACCGTCGCCCGTGTTCGCGCCGCCACCGCCAACCACACCGGATTTTATACCCCCGCCGAATTGTAA